AGTCAGTGAGACTGACCTTACCCACAATGTAATGTTGCTTAGATGATGAGGTTTAATTTAAttctttctgcttctttcaCTCAGAGGGTGGTGGGCGTAAGCTAAATGAAAACAAGATGCTGACGTCTAAGAAAGCCAGGTCAGTAGTTTGctattttctcagtttttatcTACATATAGTCAcacaaaagtagttttttttttgtcaactcaCTCAGATTGTTGCATTAGAACATTTAGCATGCTAATTTGTTCCCTAAACCTGTGCTGCTAGCattgcaaaacacattttggttcATCTCTAGTTACGTATCTGTTTATCTCCATTTCAGGTTTGACCCTTACAGCAAGACAGGCTTTGCTACCTGCAGGATCTGCAAGAGCTCAGTTCATCAGTCTGGATCACACTACTGCCAGGGCTGTGCCTACAAGAAAGgtataaaccaaataaaaacagttggtcacaaaaaaaaaaaggccacctcgtcttggctagtgacgtagaaagccgtggagattttgaacagctcacgcGGAGACTTAAGGCAGAGGACgttcactcaaaacagcatggatgttttttcccaagtttgtatgcgtgtggaagcaccagagacacaaaacaacacctCAACACCCTTTTTTCATAATACGGGCACTTTAAATAACAAGATGCTTTCTGTATCAAATTAATCTGATAACATGTTTTTGATATGAAGTAAGATGCATAAACCAGTAAATGCACTGGTGTGATAACTGGTACatgctacaaaataaaagacattcaGGACCTGCTCCTCATATTGCTTCTCTCTCTAtgctgatatttttttaaaactgtttttctctttctttcccttttttgtctCCAGGAATCTGTGCAATGTGTGGACGGAAAGTTTTGGACACCAAGAACTACAAACAGACATCTGTGTGACAGTGGGCGGATCACAGAACTGTTCTATGAGTAAATAACAGATGTGGGGATGTGACTGATGTTCATGTTTGTCATCTTGTCACATTTACCAAATTGTCCTTCTCACCATATAGCTATAATGCTTTTTGTCTGACTTTTTCCCATCtttgtgaaagagagagatttggAGCTGGTTTTGCCCTCTTATTACATAATATCATATAATGCCACTGGAACTATTACAGTGGCCGTAAACAGGGAAGCACTTTTGTAACCAAATACATCACCGGTCATTACCTGTTAAGGCTTCtagatttttttgtatattttaaatttagtacTTAGGCTTTgattctttgctttttttaaagttgatttcTGTATGTAATATACCAATTGTTTGATTGAATTAAAGAATTAAATATGAAGGACATTTGACAGGATTCTCAGCCCTAAGCCCTCTTACGCACAACATACTCATATTTGTCCTATAGGCCTGTAATAATTGGTTTATTCTTACATAATCATATTTGGAAACTGCATGCTGTGCTGTCGggtgtgaccccccccccccccccccccccccccccacctcccctccATTGCCAGAGATAAGTTATAGTTTGCAGGTTTTTCTAACAGGGTCCTCTTGATATTTAAAGGCCTTGCTCTCCCTCAGGCCTTCAACCACATGTGCGCACTCTAGTTTTTATATCTCATTATTGATTTATGCAGTTGTACCACAGCACAAAAACAGCATCAGTCTCCAGCTAACACACGTAATATACAGTAGGTCATGTTGGGATGTAGCAAATGAGTCATTGACCTGCCCTGTCTACTTGCAGTACAAGTGACTACAACCACAACTGTTATATAATTATGGATCCTCTAGTTTGCTTAATACCAGTATGTTAATGCCCTTTTGCTCCTGTTATGCTGTGTGCCAGTGCATTTAgggacataagtatttgatctGTTTGAGAGATTTGACAGTCAGGAACCAGTGTGGGCTCCATGTCGTGGTTTGGAAATTTGGGGAGGATCAGACTAGTTAGAAggcataaaaaatgttgtgataCCCTAATCAGAGGTAGGACCAAGAACAACAATGTCTATCACATTCCCTAAGATCTTCTATATATGACATGGATTCTTGCATAAAACTGTTTTACTGCATAAGAGTAAACTGACAGGTATTGTAACACACCCAATACATACAAGAAGTGCAAAATAAAGCTGATACACCAGAAGTCAAGTAATTGCATAATACAAGCTCtgattgattttgaatttggtGTTAGAGTAAGCCAGGGTTTCATCCACatgtgggaaaaacaaaaatataatttaaaacttCTCTATTtcatacttttgtacttttaagtaaaaattTAAATGCAAGTGTTAAATGCAATACacgttaaacacacacagacccctGTTTTATATTATTGGATGGGTATTGTTGGTGCATTTAAGAATCATTTTAATGTAGCTGGTttaacaatgcatcatatttttttaagatgatcaTACTTTTTTGTCTACATTTAAATAGTAATTACGTCCTTTGCAGGCAGAGGAGGCTAAACATGAACTCAAATGTACTACATACATACTGCTAGAAATACAGGATTCACTTTTCATAAAttaaaagtaggctacaaacactgcagtgtggaagtactctgttacaagtaaaagtcatgcTTTCCAAGAAAACTGTACATGGGCacatgctctaccaggtgagctgtAGACACATGTAGATGAACCCCCGGCCCACTGTGACACTACGTATAGGATCAATCGGAGCTTGCATTTAGAAATTCCTTCAGTCCAGTGTGTCATCTCCCATACGGCCTGACCTTggtctcctttttttcctggGGTGTGTCAGTTTGGATACAAATAGTGGGGATAGCTTAGAAACTAAAGCACTTTTAGGGATCTTCACGCTAGCCTAATAGTCTAGCCCAAATCCTATCTATTCATCCTATTGACTGAGCAAGCTGCATGTGCAACCTATTAATGAGCGTGTGAACATCTACATGCCTTGCATTGACCTCACATTTTATTCatggaataaaaataacaaatatataaaattgattagtaaaaatgtgttttgtttgacttttgaTGTCCAATACTGATGAAAAACTAATGTTGAGTATTAAATCAATAGCCGTGTTCATACGCattaataatacacataatattCCATGAATAAAATGTGCGGCCAATGAGTAGCTTGCAATGTATTTTCTGCAAC
This sequence is a window from Etheostoma cragini isolate CJK2018 chromosome 21, CSU_Ecrag_1.0, whole genome shotgun sequence. Protein-coding genes within it:
- the cript gene encoding cysteine-rich PDZ-binding protein: MVCDKCEKKLGKVITPDTWKDGARNTTEGGGRKLNENKMLTSKKARFDPYSKTGFATCRICKSSVHQSGSHYCQGCAYKKGICAMCGRKVLDTKNYKQTSV